The DNA segment ATGAGGTTGACCTATTTGTCCCTGAAAAAGAAAGTAATTTTTTAGTTTTATATTTTCCAGTAGAAAATGTCTTATTTGAAAATAAAATTTTCTATAGTTCCTTAGGTTTTTTTATCGTTATATTATTATTGATATTAATCTGGTACGCAAAGCTAACGTCTATTCAAATTATCTATCCTATTCAAGAGCTACTCAGAGGAGTAGAGCATATTTCTAAAGGTAATTTTGAAACGACCATTCATTCTAAAGCAAATAGGGAATTGGACGAGTTAAAAGATGGAATAAACGCTATGGCTTTAAAAATAGGAAAAGAAGTAAAGTTGAAAGAGCATTCCGAATTATTGAGACAACAATTGATCCTAGACATATCTCATGACCTTAAGACTCCCCTTGCAAATATTCAGGGATATGCTGAAACATTAAGCTATCTTATAGATATAAGTATGGAGGATCGTCAAAAATTTATCCAAATCATTCGCTCAAACAGCCTTCGAGCCAATGATCTTATTGAGGATTTATTTGAGTTATCACGACTTGATCTTGATTCAAGCGAATTTCAATTAACAAAGCATGACATTAATGAGTGGTTTCGTTTAGTTATTAGTTCATTTATTGACGAGTTTGAAGAAAAGAAAATACGTTACGATATCGATATACCTGAGGACAATCCCGTCGTAGCAAAAATAAACCCAAAATCACTAGAAAGAGCAATCACTAATTTAATTAACAATAGCATACTATATAGTAATAAATATATTGCTTTATCATTGAAAACAGAGGAAACTAATTTGATTATTAAAATAGAAGATAGAGGAATAGGAATACCTGAACAATACAATGAAAAAATATTTGACCCATTTATCCGTTTAGACAGTTCAAGAAATAGTAAGGCTGGAGGTTCCGGACTTGGCTTAGCCATTACGAAAAAGATTATCGACAAACATAATGGCACAATAAGTCTAGATTCTACTTATAAAGAAGGAAGTCGTTTTATAATTAGATTGCCAATATAAATAGATAATAAAGCAAAAAGACGAAGGTATAAGCCTAGTTCCTCAATACAGATAGAGAATAGGGGTTTAAAGTTAAAAAACTTTTACTATAAAGGGTATAGTACAGTAGGAATGAATAAAGAGAACCATGTATTCATTACAATAATAGAAATAGTAAACAAAAGAACAACGCATGAAAA comes from the Bacillus spongiae genome and includes:
- a CDS encoding HAMP domain-containing sensor histidine kinase, producing the protein MYEEVNQEYLKETYEDVITIGAEQTFQSREFPEAAYIEYVSSELVVLEQYNSPHHKGYQYVYKDLLTTADQYEVDLFVPEKESNFLVLYFPVENVLFENKIFYSSLGFFIVILLLILIWYAKLTSIQIIYPIQELLRGVEHISKGNFETTIHSKANRELDELKDGINAMALKIGKEVKLKEHSELLRQQLILDISHDLKTPLANIQGYAETLSYLIDISMEDRQKFIQIIRSNSLRANDLIEDLFELSRLDLDSSEFQLTKHDINEWFRLVISSFIDEFEEKKIRYDIDIPEDNPVVAKINPKSLERAITNLINNSILYSNKYIALSLKTEETNLIIKIEDRGIGIPEQYNEKIFDPFIRLDSSRNSKAGGSGLGLAITKKIIDKHNGTISLDSTYKEGSRFIIRLPI